One Staphylococcus ratti DNA segment encodes these proteins:
- the pmtR gene encoding PSM export ABC transporter transcriptional regulator PmtR, giving the protein MKILIEGHSTAPIYEQIKQQIKAQILQGKLLPGVSLPSMRELARQLSVSVITTKRAYEDLEKEGYLQTVRGKGTYVKEQNASILKEKQFIVIESLAQSLVKEAKTIDMSLKELEDIIALLYKEEN; this is encoded by the coding sequence ATGAAAATATTAATAGAAGGGCATAGTACGGCGCCTATTTATGAACAAATTAAACAACAAATTAAAGCGCAAATTTTACAAGGTAAGCTTCTACCAGGCGTATCACTTCCATCAATGAGAGAACTTGCCAGACAACTCAGCGTAAGTGTAATTACAACTAAGCGTGCTTATGAAGATTTAGAAAAAGAAGGCTACTTACAAACAGTCAGAGGCAAAGGAACTTATGTTAAAGAACAAAATGCATCGATACTTAAAGAGAAACAATTTATCGTGATTGAATCGCTCGCACAATCATTGGTAAAAGAAGCAAAAACAATAGACATGTCATTAAAAGAGCTTGAAGATATTATAGCCCTATTGTACAAGGAGGAGAACTAA
- a CDS encoding SE1626 family protein — MKHLTKIFLIIAISVFLIGAFFQFQDEEAAAIKLFIASIMFMICAFISRNNYRKRKR, encoded by the coding sequence ATTAAACATCTAACAAAAATATTTTTAATCATAGCAATAAGTGTATTTTTAATCGGTGCGTTCTTCCAATTTCAAGACGAAGAAGCTGCTGCTATCAAACTATTTATTGCGTCAATTATGTTTATGATTTGTGCATTCATAAGTCGAAATAACTATCGTAAACGAAAAAGATAG